GCCGGCTGGCCGAACTTCGGCTGGGCGGCCTCGGAACGGTCGAGATAGCCGACGATCACCGGCAGCTCCCCGAAACCCTCCTCGGCGAGCCGCGCGGCCAGGTCGCGCAGGGCGGCGCGGGACGCCTCGACGAAGGACGGTCGCAGGGCCAAGTCCTCGACGGGGTAGCCGGTCAGCACCATCTCCGGGAACGCCACGAGATGCGCCCCCTGCTCGGCGGAGTGCCGGGTCCAGTGGAGGACCGTCTCGGCGTTCCCGGAGAGGTCACCGACGCGAGAGTCGATCTGGTTCAGAGCGAGACGAAGTTGAGGCACAGGCCCAGTGTAATCGTCAGAGCGACGCAATGGGGTGGCGTACGGGTGTGGTGCACCCCACGCCACCCCATGCGTCGGTCACCGTCGGCGATACGACTCCACGTAGCCCCGCGCGGGTGTCCCCACGCCCGTCACGTCGTCGTAGCCCTTGACCGCCTTCAGCGAGCTGTCGGTGCCGAGGGTGCGGACGGAGGTGGTCAGGCCGCCGCTCGCGTCGTAGCCGTTGACGAAGTCGACGCGGGCCACGGCGAGCCCGGAGCCGGTGGGGGCGTCCGTGACGTCGTGGTACGCCTTCGAGCCGTACTTGGCGTAGATCGACGGGTTGGCGAACCCGATCGCCTTCCCGCCGCGCGCCTCCTGCGCCAGCGCCTGCACCGCCGCGATGACCGGCGCGGCGAGCGAGGTGCCGCCGATCCGGTACTCGCTGTACTGCTGCGAGCCGTCCGGGAAGGTCTGCGTCTGGCCGACGAGGAACCCGGTGTTGGGGTCGGCGATGGCCGCGATGTCCGGGACGACGCGGTTGCCGGAGGCGCTGTTGGCCTGCGCCAGCGAGGACGGCACGACGCCCTTCTGGTAGTAGGGCTCGGCGACCGTCTTGCTGGTGCCGCCGCCCGCACCCGAGGTGTACGCGCCCGGGAAGCCGGTCCAGCTCTTGCCGTCGTCGGACAGCAGCGCCTTCTGGGTGCCCCAGCCGGTCTCCCACAGGTACGAGTCGCCCTTGCCGACCGCCAGCGACGTACCGCCGACCGCCGTCACCCAGGCCGAGTTGGCCGGGGTGTCGACCTGCTTCGTGCCGGTGTGGGCGACCTCGTCACCGTTGTCGCCGGAGGAGAAGTAGAAGCCGATCCCCTCGGCCGCGCCGAACTGGAAGACCTGGTCGTAGGCGGCCGCGAGGTCCGGCGTCTGGTGGGCCTCGATGTCGCCCCAGGAGTTGGAGACGATGTCGGCGAGGTGGTTGTCGACGACCTTGCTGAGCGCGTCGATCAGGTCGTCGTCCTGGCAGGACGCGCCACCCACGTACGTGACGTTCGCGTCCGGCGCGACCGCGTGCACGGCCTCGACGTCGAGGGTCTCCTCGCCGTACCAGCCGGCGGCGTCGCAGTCGTCGGCGCCGGTGTGCGTGTACTGCTTGGGCAGCACCTGGCTCAACTGGCCGGTCTTCCAGGCGGCGTCGCCGTGCTTCTTCGCGTAGCTCCCCGCGTCGTAGGCGATGGTCGGCGAGGCGTACGCGTCGGTGATGGCGACCCGCACCCCCTTGCCCGTGTGCGAGCCCGCACCGTACGCGGCCCGCAGCTGCTTGCCGGTGTAGCCCTGGACGACGTACGGGATCTTGGTGCCGTATGCGTCCGGCAGCGTGGTCGCGACGTTCGAGCCGTAGTACGAGGAGAACGGCCCGGCATTCTTGAACACCGTGGACGGCCCGGGCAGCTGGTCGTCGTGGCTCGCCCGGTGCGGGGCGTTGTCCAGGCCGGTGACGGTCAGGACGGCGCCGCCCAGGCTGTCGGGCGCGGACGCGGTCCTGGCGGGCGCGCGGTAGGTCTTCGTGCCCTTGCTGTAGGTGTGCAGCCGGGTGCCGAACGCCTTCTCGGCGGCGGCCACGTCACCGGTCACGGAGACGTAGTGCTGCGCGACACCCGTGACCTTCAGGCCCGCGGACGTCAGCCACTCCTTGACGGCGGCGATCTGGGCCGCCGTAGCGCCGAAGCGGGCCTGCGCCTGATCGGCGCTCAGATACTTGCCGTACGAGGCCGAATGCGGGTCGGACACGGCCTTGGCGTACGCGGCAAGACCGGTGGCGTCCCGGCCGGCGAGGTAGACCCGGGCGGTGACCGCGGAGCTGTCCGGCGCGGCCCCCTTGTCGGCCTTGGTCGTGGCCCACGCGGGCTTGGTGCCCGCGAGCAGGTCCCGGCCCGGGTCGTCCGCGGCGTGCGCGGCGGGTATCCCGAAGGCCAGCGCCCCGGCGAGCATCGGCAGCGTCGCCGCGATGCCCGCCATGGCGCGTGCCCTGGCGCGGTTGGATCTCATGGAACCCCCTGGATGCGGTTCGTCGCGAGTGATCACTCGACGGTGGCCACTCTCGCGATGAACCGTTCATGCCAGGGGAATCAGGGGGGAATGGCTCAGCCAAGAAGCACCCAAGGAACCGTATGCACAAGGGATTTGAGGCATACGTCCCCTCGGCGAGGCTCAACGCGCCTGCGCGCCCCGCTTCTTCAGCAGATCCGCCATGAGCTGGATCTCCGATTCCTGCGCGTCGACCATGCCCTGAGCGAGGTCCTTCTCCACGCCGACCGAGCAGCGCTGCACGCACCCCTCGGCCATGTGGACACCGCCCTTGTGATGGTCCGTCATCAGCTGCAGGAAGAAGATCTCGGCCTGCTTGCCGTCGAGCTTCCCCAGCTTCTCCATCTCGGTGTTGGTCGCCATGCCGGGCATCAGCGCGCCGTCCTTGCCGGAGGCCATGCCGCCCATGTCCATCCAGGTCATCGGCGGGTCCAACGACACCTTCGGCAGCCCCCACAGGGTCAGCCAGCCCAGCAGCATGCCGCGCTGGTTGGCCTGCGTCTGTGCTATGTCGTACGCCAGCCGCCGCACCTCCGTGTCGTCGGTGCGGTCGCGCACGATGTACGACATCTCCACGGCCTGCTGATGATGTACGGCCATGTCGCGCGCGAAACCGGCGTCCGCGGAGTCGGCGGCGGGCGGCTCGACACCGGAGTTGCCGTCCCCGGCGACCGCGTAGGTGATCGCACCGGCCGCGACGAGCGCGGCTGCCGCGGCCCCCGCGATCCAGCCGGCCTGCGCCCGTTTCACTTCGACAGCCCACCCGTGCAGGCGGCGCCCGGCTCGGGCGTCTGGTCACCCTGGACGTACTTCTCGAAGAACTTGTCGACATTCGGGTCGTCCGCGCCCGTCACCGTGCGCTGGTGCCCCCACGCCGAGAGCATGATCGGGTCCTTCTGCTTCTCGTCCGGGCTCATCAGCGTGTACGGCGTCTGCTTCACCTTCGCCGCCAGCGCGTCCACGTCCTTCTTGGCGGCCTTGCTGGTGTACGTCACCCAGACCGCGCCGTGCTCCAGGGAGTGCACGGCGTTCACGTTGTTGAGTTCCTTGGTGTAGACGTCCCCGTTGCAGTTCATCCACACCTGGTTGTGGTCGCCGCCGACCGGGGGCTCCATCGGGTAGCTGACGTCCTTGGTGACGTGGGTGCGGCTCAGCTTCCCGTCCCAGGTCTTCACGCCGTCCTTGCCCGTGACGAACTTCCCGGTGCTGGAGTCGCTCGCCTTGGCGTCGTCGTCGGACTGCGACTGCACAAGCACGACACCGCCGACGGCGAGACCGGCGACGACGACCACGCTGGCCGTGATGGTGAGGATGCGGCTGCGGCGCTCGCGGGCACGCTCGGCGCGCCGCATCTCCTCTATTCGCGCCTTGCGCTCTGCGGAGCTGCTCTTCTTGGCGGAGCCCATGGAGTGTGTCCTTCTAGGCAAGGGAACGGTCGGGTCAGCTGATCGTAATGGGGAAGGGGTGACCTCTCGAAGAGAGGTCACAGGAATTACGGATGTCGGCGGCAGGAGGCAGTATGGGCATGGAGCAGTACACCTGCCGTATCGGAGGCGTTCACGCCGAGGTCGGCCGGGCGATCATGGTCCGCAACGCGCACGAAATGGTGTTGTGGTGTGATGCTCAGGTGCCCGACCGCCTCGCACGGTTCCCGGGGCAGGCGGCCTGACCAGCAAGGATGGGGAAACGGAAGATGGACAAGCAGCAGGAGTTCGTGCTCCGTACGTTGGAGGAGCGCGACATCCGTTTCGTACGCCTGTGGTTCACGGACGTGCTGGGCTTCCTCAAGTCCGTGGCTGTCGCCCCGGCCGAGCTCGAGCAGGCGTTCGACGAGGGCATCGGTTTCGACGGCTCCGCGATCGAGGGCTTCGCCCGGGTGTACGAGTCCGACATGATCGCCAAGCCGGACCCGTCGACCTTCCAGGTCCTGCCGTGGCGTGCCGAGGCCCCCGGCACCGCCCGCATGTTCTGCGACATCCTCATGCCGGACGGCTCCCCGTCCTTCGCCGACCCGCGCTATGTCCTCAAGCGCGCGCTGTCCAAGACCTCCGACCTGGGCTTCACCTTCTACACCCACCCGGAGATCGAGTTCTTCCTGCTGAAGGACCGCCCGCTGGACGGCTCACGCCCCACCCCCGCCGACAACTCGGGCTACTTCGACCACACCCCCACCCACGTCGGCCAGGACTTCCGCCGCCAGGCGATCACGATGCTGGAGTCGATGGGCATCTCGGTCGAGTTCTCCCACCACGAGGGCGCGCCCGGCCAGCAGGAGATCGACCTCCGGTACGCCGACGCGCTGTCCACGGCCGACAACATCATGACGTTCCGCCTGGTCATGAAGCAGGTGGCGCTGGAGCAGGGGGTCCAGGCGACCTTCATGCCGAAGCCGTTCTCCGAGCACCCCGGCAGCGGCATGCACACGCACCTGTCCCTCTTCGAGGGCGACCGCAACGCGTTCTACGAGTCGGGCTCCGAGTACCAGCTCTCCAAGGTCGGCCGCTCCTTCATCGCGGGCCTGCTGCGGCACGCCGCGGAGATCTCCGCGGTCACCAACCAGTGGGTCAACTCCTACAAGCGCATCTGGGGCGGCTCCGAGCGCACGGCCGGCGCCGGCGGCGAGGCCCCCTCGTACATCTGCTGGGGCCACAACAACCGCTCGGCCCTCGTCCGCGTCCCGATGTACAAGCCCGGCAAGACCGGCTCCGCACGCGTCGAGGTCCGCTCCCTGGACTCCGGCGCGAACCCCTACCTCGCCTACGCCGTCCTCCTCGCCGCCGGCCTCAAGGGCATCGAGGAGGGCTACGAGCTGCCGCCGGGCGCCGAGGACGACGTCTGGGCCCTCTCCGACGCCGAGCGCCGCGCGATGGGCATCGAGCCCCTGCCGCAGAACCTGGGCGAGTCGCTGTCCCTGATGGAGCGGAGCGACCTGGTCGCCGAGACGCTGGGCGAGCATGTCTTCGACTTCTTCCTGCGGAACAAGCGGCAGGAGTGGGAGGAGTACCGCTCCGAGGTGACGGCGTTCGAGCTGCGGAAGTCTCTGCCGGTGCTGTAAGCACAGGTCAGAGCGGGTTTCCCGCTGATTCAGCTACTGGGGCCGACGGTCGGGGACCGTCGGCCCCATAGGTTTCCTCTTCCGTACGTTCGGGACCCCTCCCCATCCACCTGCCGCAGCATGGAGACCTGAGAAGGCACAAGGTCTCCTGTCCGTACGGCAGTTGGGGGAGTGAGTCGGTATGGCTGGATCCGAAGAGCCGTCGGGCGGAAGCGAGTTCACGCCGCCCGAGCCCCCGTCGTCGCCCCCTCCCCCGCCCTTCCCCCCGCTGCCTGATGGTCCGCCGGCCTCCGAGTGGCTGACCTACACGCTGCCGGAGGAGCCCGAGGACCCTGTACCCGCGGACCCGTGGCGGGTCGCGGCGGCCGGGCTGTTCAACCTCAGCGGGCTCGGGCTCGGGTACGTGCTCCTGCAACGCTGGCCGCAGGCCGCCCTGTGCTGGATCGCGTCCGGCATGCTGCTGGTGGCCGCGCTGCCCGCGGACCCCGACGGGCTGCCGGGTGGGGTGGTGTGGGCGTACGGCCTCGTGCTGGTGCTCGCCGCGGTGCACGGGGCGTGGCTGGCGCGCGGTGCACGGCTGACGTTGCCGTGGCGGTCGACGGTCGCCGCCGGGCTCGGGCTCGTGCTGCTCGCCGTGCCGGCCGGCGGGGCGGTGGGGTACGAGGCGGCGCGGGAAGAGGCGTACCAGCAGATGCTGCTCGACCGGCTCGCCGAGACGGACCGGCTGGTCACCACCGCCTCGCAGCGGGGCGGCTTCGCCGAGGGCAAGGACGACTACCAGCGGGCGCTCAAGGCCTACCGTGCGCTCGGCGACGACCACCCCGGCAGCCGGGCGGCCCAGCGCGTCCCCGACCGTCTGGACCGGTTCTACGACACCGTCGCCGCGCCGTACCGCGAGAAGGAGTACTGCGAGGCCCTGGAGCCGCTGCGCTATCTGTGGAAGCTGCCCGACACGATGGGCGGCAAGCGGCTCGGCCCCCTCGCCGACTGGCCCAAGGAGCCCCTGGCCACCTCGCTCTACGAGTGCGGCATCACGAACCTCGGCTCCAACGCCGTGACCGAAGCGGATGCGAACGGCGGCGCACTGGCCGACCTCCTGCGTACGTTCCCCGACTCGGCGCAGGCCGCCAAGGTCGGACCGGCCGTGAGCGCGGAGATCGCGAAACGGTCCAAGGCCCTGAAGGGCAACGACCCCTGCCCGGCCGGCGAACAGTTGCAGACCATCAGCCAGACCATCGTCGACCTGCCCGCCGGCAGCCCCGGTGACGGGCTGCGCACGAAAGCCGCGGGCGCGGTGGAGTCCGGCGCCTACGCCTGCGGGGTGGACGAGTTCGAGGACGACAAGTTCGGCGCGGCGGCCGTGACACTGGGCGACTTCGCCGACAAGTACAAGGACAACAAGAACGCCAAGCGTGCCCGGCAGATCGCCATCGCCGCGGAGATCGCCGAGGAACGGCCCGAGGCGGGCCGGAAGCTGCCGCCGTCCCGCAGCCCGGGCGGCTCCAGGATGCCCATGGAGATCAGCAACGACGCCCCGACCGCGGTCGAGTTCCTCTACACCGGCCCCGTCACCGGCAGCATCTACCTCCCGGCGTGCGCCGGCTGCACCAAGTACTCCAGCGAGTCGAACGCCGAGACCGCGGCCTGCAAGAACAGCGGCATCGACTACCCGACCAACTGGCTCAACCTGCCCGCCGGCAACTACCACACCCTCGTCAAGTACGCCGATGAGGACGCGGGGGAGGTGACGAACAAGGCCGACGGCATGCGCATCGATCCCGGATACACGTACACCAACTGCACCTACGTCGTGAGCGAGAGCAGCTACCCGGGGTATCCCGACATTCCGACCTTCCCGGAGCTCCCGGAGATCGAGCCCATCGAGCCCATCAAGCCGACCGGCACCTGACGGCGAAGCCCGCGCCGGTCAGGAACGCACCGTCTCCGACCGCCGCGGCACATTCCCCGCGACCAGCCGTTCCCGTCCGGCCTGGGGAGCGCGCCGCCGGTCCACGCCGTACGCCACACCCGCAACTCCCAGCCCCAGCACGGCAAGCAGCGCGCCCGCGAGCGCCGGAGACGTCACGCCGAAGCCCGCGGCGAGGGCCAGGCCGCCGATCCACGCTCCCCCGGCGTTGGCGAGGTTGAACGCCGCCTGGTTGGCGGAGGACGCCAGCGACGGGGCCGAGGACGCCTTCTCCATGACCATCAGCAGGAGCGGGGAGCTGGTGACGAAGGCCGCCGTGCCGAGCAGGACCACGGCGACAGGTGCGCTCCATGCCGTTCCCATCAGGACGGGGAACAGCGCCAGGACCGCCGCCAGCGAGACCAGCCCGCCGAAGAGCGTGCCCCTCATCGAGCGGTCCGCGAGGCGTCCGCCGAGCAGGTTGCCGGCCGTCGCGCCGACGCCGAACAGGGCCAGCAGCAGGGTCACGCTGGAGTCGGCGTACCCGGCGGAGTCGGTGAGCATCGGTGTGATGTAGCTGTACGCGGCGAACAGCGCACCGAAACCCGCGACCGTCGTGCCGAGGGCGAGCCACACGGGCAGCGACTTCAGTGCCGCGAGTTCACCGCGCAGGCCGGCGCCGGGTGCGTGCGTGCCGTCACGGGGGACGAGGAGTGCCAGGGAGACGACGGCCAGGACGCCGATGACGCTGACGCCGATGAAGGTCGAACGCCAGCCCAGGGACTGGCCCATGAGCGTGGCCGCGGGCACGCCGGCGATGTTGGCGACGGTCAGCCCGAGGAACATCAGCGACACCGCGCGTGCCTTGCGCTCGGGTGCCGCGAGGCCGGTGGCGACGACCGCGCCGACGCCGAAGAAGGCGCCGTGCGGCAGCCCACTGAGGAAGCGGGCGGCGAGCAGCCAGTCGTAGTCGGGGGCGAAGGCGGAGAGCGCGTTGCCCGCGACGAGCAGGGCCATCAGCGCGATCAGCACCGTGCGCCGGGGCATGCGCGCGGTGACCGCGGCGAGCAGCGGGGCGCCGATGACGACGCCGAGGGCGTAGGCGGACACCAGGTGGCCGGCGGCGGGGATGGAGATGTGCAGGTCGTCCGCGACGTCGGGCAGCAGGCCCATCATCACGAACTCGGTGGTGCCGATGCCGAAGGCGCCCACGGCGAGGGCGAGTAGGGCCAGGGGCATGAAGGGGCCTGTGCCTTTCAAGAGCGGAGTTCCACAGCGAGTCTATGTTCAACTGCGGAACAAAGCCTCTCGGGCCCGGTATTCCTCTCGGCTAAGAGGACGTGTCGACCTTCACACGCGCGGCCACCGGCAAGTGGTCGCTCCCGGTCTCCGGCAGCGTCCACGACGACACAGGCTCGACGCCCTTCACCATGATCTGGTCGATCCGCGCCATCGGGAACGACGCCGGCCAGCTGAACCCGAACCCGCTGCCCGCCGCGCCCTGTGTGGAGCGCATCTGGGCGGTGACGGCGTTCAGCGCGCGGTCGTTCATCGTGCCGTTGAGGTCGCCGAGCAGCACGACCCTCGGCAGCTTCTCGTGGGCGATGGCCT
This genomic window from Streptomyces sp. DG2A-72 contains:
- a CDS encoding DUF3105 domain-containing protein, encoding MGSAKKSSSAERKARIEEMRRAERARERRSRILTITASVVVVAGLAVGGVVLVQSQSDDDAKASDSSTGKFVTGKDGVKTWDGKLSRTHVTKDVSYPMEPPVGGDHNQVWMNCNGDVYTKELNNVNAVHSLEHGAVWVTYTSKAAKKDVDALAAKVKQTPYTLMSPDEKQKDPIMLSAWGHQRTVTGADDPNVDKFFEKYVQGDQTPEPGAACTGGLSK
- a CDS encoding MFS transporter → MPLALLALAVGAFGIGTTEFVMMGLLPDVADDLHISIPAAGHLVSAYALGVVIGAPLLAAVTARMPRRTVLIALMALLVAGNALSAFAPDYDWLLAARFLSGLPHGAFFGVGAVVATGLAAPERKARAVSLMFLGLTVANIAGVPAATLMGQSLGWRSTFIGVSVIGVLAVVSLALLVPRDGTHAPGAGLRGELAALKSLPVWLALGTTVAGFGALFAAYSYITPMLTDSAGYADSSVTLLLALFGVGATAGNLLGGRLADRSMRGTLFGGLVSLAAVLALFPVLMGTAWSAPVAVVLLGTAAFVTSSPLLLMVMEKASSAPSLASSANQAAFNLANAGGAWIGGLALAAGFGVTSPALAGALLAVLGLGVAGVAYGVDRRRAPQAGRERLVAGNVPRRSETVRS
- the glnA gene encoding type I glutamate--ammonia ligase, which produces MDKQQEFVLRTLEERDIRFVRLWFTDVLGFLKSVAVAPAELEQAFDEGIGFDGSAIEGFARVYESDMIAKPDPSTFQVLPWRAEAPGTARMFCDILMPDGSPSFADPRYVLKRALSKTSDLGFTFYTHPEIEFFLLKDRPLDGSRPTPADNSGYFDHTPTHVGQDFRRQAITMLESMGISVEFSHHEGAPGQQEIDLRYADALSTADNIMTFRLVMKQVALEQGVQATFMPKPFSEHPGSGMHTHLSLFEGDRNAFYESGSEYQLSKVGRSFIAGLLRHAAEISAVTNQWVNSYKRIWGGSERTAGAGGEAPSYICWGHNNRSALVRVPMYKPGKTGSARVEVRSLDSGANPYLAYAVLLAAGLKGIEEGYELPPGAEDDVWALSDAERRAMGIEPLPQNLGESLSLMERSDLVAETLGEHVFDFFLRNKRQEWEEYRSEVTAFELRKSLPVL
- a CDS encoding protease pro-enzyme activation domain-containing protein, whose protein sequence is MRSNRARARAMAGIAATLPMLAGALAFGIPAAHAADDPGRDLLAGTKPAWATTKADKGAAPDSSAVTARVYLAGRDATGLAAYAKAVSDPHSASYGKYLSADQAQARFGATAAQIAAVKEWLTSAGLKVTGVAQHYVSVTGDVAAAEKAFGTRLHTYSKGTKTYRAPARTASAPDSLGGAVLTVTGLDNAPHRASHDDQLPGPSTVFKNAGPFSSYYGSNVATTLPDAYGTKIPYVVQGYTGKQLRAAYGAGSHTGKGVRVAITDAYASPTIAYDAGSYAKKHGDAAWKTGQLSQVLPKQYTHTGADDCDAAGWYGEETLDVEAVHAVAPDANVTYVGGASCQDDDLIDALSKVVDNHLADIVSNSWGDIEAHQTPDLAAAYDQVFQFGAAEGIGFYFSSGDNGDEVAHTGTKQVDTPANSAWVTAVGGTSLAVGKGDSYLWETGWGTQKALLSDDGKSWTGFPGAYTSGAGGGTSKTVAEPYYQKGVVPSSLAQANSASGNRVVPDIAAIADPNTGFLVGQTQTFPDGSQQYSEYRIGGTSLAAPVIAAVQALAQEARGGKAIGFANPSIYAKYGSKAYHDVTDAPTGSGLAVARVDFVNGYDASGGLTTSVRTLGTDSSLKAVKGYDDVTGVGTPARGYVESYRRR
- a CDS encoding DUF305 domain-containing protein, yielding MKRAQAGWIAGAAAAALVAAGAITYAVAGDGNSGVEPPAADSADAGFARDMAVHHQQAVEMSYIVRDRTDDTEVRRLAYDIAQTQANQRGMLLGWLTLWGLPKVSLDPPMTWMDMGGMASGKDGALMPGMATNTEMEKLGKLDGKQAEIFFLQLMTDHHKGGVHMAEGCVQRCSVGVEKDLAQGMVDAQESEIQLMADLLKKRGAQAR